One genomic segment of Brachyhypopomus gauderio isolate BG-103 chromosome 19, BGAUD_0.2, whole genome shotgun sequence includes these proteins:
- the alg3 gene encoding dol-P-Man:Man(5)GlcNAc(2)-PP-Dol alpha-1,3-mannosyltransferase, translating to MAGGRKRGCVAGARRWLAPLGSLWRDKQAVLLDPDYTLLVAAVLWALEVGVNLWVIHGVAYTEIDWKAYMDEVEGVINGTYDYTLLKGDTGPLVYPAGFVYIFTALYYITDHGLNIRLGQYVFAGFYLITLLLVFRIYHRTRKVPPYVFFFVCCASYRIHSIFVLRLFNDPVAMMLLFGAVNLFLDAHWTLGCALYSLAVSVKMNVMLFAPGLLFLLLSEFGLMKTLPKLTLCGVIQVVLALPFLLVNPVGYVNRAFDLGRQFLFKWTVNWRFLPEDVFLNRYFHLALLLAHVTTLSVFALVKWRRSGSSVWALLKAPSKRTEPVQKLSADQIVLVLFSSNFIGMCFCRSLHYQFYVWYFHTLPYLLWSSDVRKLAHLLRVLILGVVELTWNTYPSTCYSSLSLHVCHLVILLCLWFSPSPAPPAQDTHAHNKAKLH from the exons ATGGCGGGAGGCAGGAAGCGGGGCTGCGTCGCCGGCGCGAGACGGTGGCTCGCGCCGCTCGGCTCGCTGTGGCGGGACAAGCAGGCGGTGCTGCTGGACCCGGACTACACGCTGCTGGTGGCGGCCGTGCTGTGGGCGCTGGAGGTCGGCGTCAACCTGTGGGTTATTCACGGGGTCGCGT ATACGGAGATCGATTGGAAGGCTTACATGGAtgaggtggagggtgtgatTAACGGCACCTACGACTACACCCTGCTGAAGGGAGACACCGGCCCTCTGGT tTACCCAGCAGGCTTTGTGTACATCTTCACTGCGCTGTATTATATTACGGACCACGGGCTGAACATCAGACTGGGCCAGTATGTGTTTGCTGGTTTCTACCTCATCACCCTCCTGCTCGTCTTCCGTATCTACCATCGCACCAGGAAG GTCCCGCCCTACGTGTTCTTCTTCGTGTGCTGTGCGTCGTATCGCATCCACTCCATCTTCGTGCTCCGCCTCTTTAATGACCCTGTGGCCATGATGTTGCTGTTTGGAGCGGTCAACCTCTTCCTGGACGCTCACTGGACTCTGGGCTGCGCCCTCTACAG TCTGGCCGTGTCTGTGAAGATGAACGTGATGCTCTTCGCACCaggcctcctcttcctcctgctctctGAGTTTGGGCTGATGAAGACGCTGCCCAAACTCACTCTCTGTGGCGTCATCCAG GTTGTGCTGGCACTGCCCTTCCTCTTGGTCAACCCCGTAGGATACGTCAACAGGGCCTTTGATCTGGGCCGACAGTTTCTGTTTAAGTGGACGGTCAACTGGCGCTTCCTGCCTGAAGACGTTTTCCTCAACAG ATACTTCCACCTGGCTCTGCTGCTGGCTCATGTGACCACCCTCTCTGTGTTCGCCCTGGTGAAGTGgaggag GTCTGGCAGCAGTGTCTGGGCTCTTCTGAAGGCCCCGTCTAAGAGGACGGAGCCGGTGCAGAAGCTGAGTGCTGATCA GATCGTCCTGGTCCTGTTCTCCTCCAACTTCATTGGGATGTGTTTCTGCCGTTCTCTTCACTACCAGTTCTACGTGTGGTATTTCCACACACTGCCCTACCTGTTGTGGAGCAGTGATGTGAGGAAGCTCGCTCACCTGCTCAG ggtgtTGATACTGGGTGTGGTGGAGCTGACGTGGAACACCTacccctccacctgctacagctctctctccctacacGTCTGTCACCTCGTCATCCTGCTGTGTCTGTGGTTCAgccctagccccgccccccctgcccaggacacacacgcccacaacaAGGCCAAACTGCACTGA
- the mul2 gene encoding mitochondrial ubiquitin ligase activator of nfkb 1-A — protein sequence MEEFPIGTLQALCLGSSVAFSGLFYYIYRKKRKTVDKLAEAPQIALDENLVDLLNATPGKCLQYVVLEGTVQPVGEPLRSQFQEGSVGVIQKLVLREHKLVWNSLARTWTDRDRVLHQRVNAVPFNLVGGDRSCVRVLCPLEATGPDMETVHEKFHQASFGFTDLLGQYLSGEKPKGQLETEEMLKVGVSVTAVGEIILDTDRLVKLRPPTDGSEYFLSTSDFESLRLDQEGQTSGWWALACGCALVGVAIILWAGLGYHRRLRDRRERERVKREFEQMWAGGEQGEESVENTCVICLSNPRGCVLLDCGHVCCCYSCYEALPTPTCPMCRQRISRVVALYQA from the exons atggaggagtTCCCCATCGGGACACTACAGGCTCTGTGTTTGGGGTCCAGCGTCGCCTTTTCCGGCCTCTTCTATTACATCTACAGGAAGAAGCGCAAAACCGTGGACAAGCTCGCC GAAGCTCCTCAGATCGCTTTAGACGAGAACCTGGTGGATCTTCTGAACGCTACACCTGGGAAGTGTCTGCAGTATGTCGTTCTTGAAG gtACAGTGCAGCCTGTAGGAGAGCCCTTGAGGAGTCAGTTTCAGGAAGGAAGTGTTGGTGTGATCCAGAAACTTGTCCTGCGTGAGCACAAGCTGGTGTGGAACAGTCTCGCGCGCACCTG GACAGATCGGGACCGAGTGTTGCATCAGCGTGTCAACGCCGTGCCCTTTAACCTCGTGGGCGGAGACAGGTCATGCGTGCGTGTGCTCTGCCCCCTGGAGGCCACGGGTCCTGACATGGAGACCGTCCACGAGAAGTTCCACCAGGCCAGCTTCGGGTTCACGGACCTTCTGGGTCAGTACCTGAGTGGGGAGAAGCCCAAAGGTCAGCTGGAGACGGAGGAGATGCTGAAGGTGGGCGTGTCTGTGACCGCCGTGGGCGAGATCATCCTGGACACGGATCGCCTCGTCAAGCTCCGCCCCCCTACCGACGGCTCCGAGTACTTCCTGAGCACGTCGGACTTCGAGAGTCTGCGGCTAGACCAAGAAGGACAGACGAGCGGGTGGTGGGCGTTGGCTTGCGGCTGTGCGCTGGTGGGCGTGGCCATAATACTGTGGGCGGGGCTTGGCTACCACAGGCGGCTCAGGGACaggcgggagagggagagggtgaagaGGGAGTTTGAGCAGATGTGGGCGGGAGGTGagcagggggaggagtctgtgGAGAACACCTGCGTAATCTGCCTGAGTAACCCCAGAGGGTGTGTACTACTGGACTGTGGACACGTGTGCTGCTGTTATAGCTGCTACGAGGCCCTGCCCACACCCACCTGCCCCATGTGCAGACAGAGAATCAGCCGAGTGGTGGCGCTATACCAGGCCTGA
- the camk2n2a gene encoding calcium/calmodulin-dependent protein kinase II inhibitor 1a: MSEVLPYGEGKVGGYGGDSDVSQMSFSCGLQDTSSFFVSSQAKRPPKLGQIGRAKRVVIEDERIDEVLKAMADKSPPGV, encoded by the exons ATGTCCGAGGTTTTGCCGTACGGCGAGGGGAAGGTGGGCGGCTACGGCGGCGACAGCGACGTCAGCCAAATGTCCTTCAGCTGCGGACTGCAGGACACCAGCTCGTTTTTCGTGTCGTCGCAGGCGAAGCGGCCCCCCAAACTCGGGCAGATCGGGCGAGCCAAGCGAG TGGTGATAGAAGACGAGCGGATAGATGAAGTCCTGAAGGCAATGGCAGACAAGTCTCCGCCGGGCGTTTAA